The Falco biarmicus isolate bFalBia1 chromosome 1, bFalBia1.pri, whole genome shotgun sequence DNA segment GAATCTTTTCCTTAATAACTTAATAACCTTTTAATACATGGAATACTGCATTAAAACTAAAGGCCCACAGGATAAGAATTCCAATAATCTGGACATTGCATACACAAGTAGATGAGGGCTTTGCCCCAGAAATTTTATTATgtgagaaatttaaaaaaaaaaataaagcaataaaggAAACACATGAACAAGTGAAAGAACGAAGATAATCATAGGCTTCGGAGTtataaaagagagagagaaatagtTTGTGGGACATTTCAAGATATGCATAGTTTACAAAAACCAAGACAAGTTTGTACCACTACTGATGTTAGTAATAGGTCTGCTAGTGCTGAGATTGTAGCTCAGGACAAAGAATCACAGGGAGCAGGACTGGCTTTGCAGTGTTTCCTGGAGCACACCTTGAGATCAGAGgtgaaacagaaacagaggcACTCCAACTCTCTAGCACAATGTAAAACTAaacaacagaactgaaatgtttATGAATGAGCTCAGGGGAGACTAGTATAGCTAGATGAGATGTTAACAATCCTAACTAATTCAGCACTTTTtctgggggaggaaagaaaaaacaaacccaccaacaCACCAACAACACAAATCTGCAGCCAACCCCCCCACAAACCATAGTGAAATACACCAACCTTTGGTCTCCAAACCTTTGAACGTCTGCGAAGCAGCTTCAGAGCACTAACATATTCAGCCTGTATTCTTCGTGCAGGCACAACCAAATCACCATCAGCTTTATTTATAGCAACTAGATCTGCCATCTCAATTATACCTCGTTTGATACCCTAAACGGAACATGGGAGAGAAACCATGAATACCCAGAAGGAATGAGACGTGCTGAATTATCGCAAAAAGCAGGTCAAAATGCTTTGCTAGTTTCTCGTGGCTCTTAATGactttgtgtttgtgtatgtgcTAGTCATGCAAGAGTAGTACCAACAGCCTCTGCCACTACTAGTTATTACTTTAACACAAGAACACTAAATATGGACATAAGTTTACATGATAACCTCTTTCATGTGTAGACTTAAGTTTAACCAAAACATGACCAAGTCTCCACACCTATTTATattgatttctgttttcctctaaTACAAAGCCACTCCCCAAAATCACATATAACTAGACAGGCCAAAGTCAGTCAGAGATTATCAAAATTTTACATTCCAATACTTCCAAAATCAAGGGGGAATATCAGATCCTAACTGTGCAATAAACTGGTAAGACACTGAAAAGACTTCAATAGTAGCAGCGTAATTTACAAAACACTATTGAGACAGACTTTCTGCACAGGTACTACACCCTGATTTAAGTTCCTCTCTCAAGTCCTAGGTAATACTTAGTAAGAGAATCCAACAAATACCTGTAATTCATCTCCACCCGCAGGTGGCAGCAGTAATATAAACATATCAACCATATCAGCCACAGCAAATTCCGACTGTCCCACACCTAAAAAATGAAATCCAGAGTTCACCATTTATTGCAAACTTTCAGTCACATTAATGACAGTAATCATGACAGACCCCAGTACTGCACCACGAACAAATCCCTCTAACAAAACAGAGACAACAGGAAACAACAGTTTTTTAAAACGTCGCTTTCACAAAACATACAGGACTAGAAAATTGACAGAATGGGCATACATTTTCAACCAGAGCTCATGAAAGCATGAGAAAAATCAAGGATGAAAGTATGCAGTTAGTAACACACCTTGTTTAGACATCTTAAGAAGATAAATAAAACCCTAAGCACATACCTACTGTTTCCACAAGCACAACGTTGTAGCCTCCTCCTTCACATAGCAGAATAGCTTCATTCGTCGTCCTTGTTACGCCTCCCAGTGTCCCTCTGGTTGGAGATGGTCTGATGTACGCATTCATGTCTCTTGACAACTCAGTCATCCGTGTTTTATCACCCAATAGAGAACCTTCAATGTTTAATGTTACATTATTTCAAAAGTGCAAAACAGCCAaacttccctctctcccccacccccaataaaTTAGTGAGAAAAGACAGATCTCAGACACAGTCATTCTAATAAGAATATCCCAATAGTATCTGCTCAAGAGTTTGCTGAGGACTGGGAAGTTACTGCCTGGTTCTTCTGCCCATCAAAATTTGGAAAGGCCAGATATGCAGCAGACCTTGCTGCTATAAAACATGAAGAATTTGTTCTACGTCAGAATGAATTCTACAGTTCCTGATGGCTTTTTGAGGCCTATACACAGCAGGCCACACAATCAaatctttgctgtttctgtccAAAGCGACAAATCTCTGCCTTTGAATCTGATTATGTCCTGACggtgggtgtttgtttttaagaaagctgTCATGCATCCCTGCCTTCTTTCCATTCATACCAACTTTAAATCGGATTCAGTGAGATCTACATGCATGACGCACATTACAAAAGATCAGATGCTCAGTTCTTCCAACTGTGCAGTCTTGTTATCATACTTCGCTATTCTATTGATGTGCCCTGAATGTATGCATTTAAGAATGTATCTCTTAGCTCCAGGTCATTGCAATGctgaaggtttgtttttttctttataaataattaCACATTGCAACATCTTCTCTAACAGTATAGAAGCTGGAAAAAGGAATGCTGttccctggcagctgcccattaaaaaaagatcaaaatcaAGGTTCTATTATTTATATCAGAGATGCCATTAAGCAAGCATGGCCAGTCTATAACTTCCCTACAATTTTTGATTTGAGTGTGACAGATTACAGCCACACAACTTTGAAGAATTTcaaatttagggaaaaaaaccctaaaccaaaAACATGCTGTGAGACAAATGGTCAATGGTACTGCATTAGGAGACCCTGAAACCAGTATAGTTGACAGAACTCCAAAAATTCCTACTGAGAAGAACTAATGAATGTTCTAAACTCCAACCAAATCTACATGCTCAGATTGCAGCATCCTCTAAGcagttttaaattaacataTGTCTCCTGCCCAGTGACCAGCATTACCATTGTGAAATTTAAGCAGAAATGAATGCCCTGATACTTCTTCATTTatagggaaataaataaataaataaatacaactagagagagaaaacagcatcCATCTAAAGTTTCAGACAAAGAAGTTGTAAGGCAATATTTGAAtactggggaaaagaaaacatgacaaaattAGGACACATATCTATTTCCCAATTTTGTAttacatgggggaaaaaatcaaaacataatacaacaattatttttaatagttaacTTTTACATGCCccaatttttccttcatttggcCCAAAGAAATACTCCTATCATTGACAAGGTGTCAGAAACCTGACTTAAACTTTAATTCACACTCACCACCACTTGTACTAGAGGAAGGGTCTACAGCCAGCACAGACACTTTGTACTTTCTTTCTGTAAGCATTTTCCCAAAGCATTCTATGAAAGTTGATTTCCCAGCACCAGGAGGACCAGACAACCCTAAATCATattagaaagaataaaacatttcataaatcaaataaataacACAACACAGGAACATCTAAGTTGATAACAATTCATGCTTTAACACAGTATCACAACAAAGGCAAATGAAAGCTATGCCACAACCGCTAGATCCAGCTAAGATGGATCTATTTATAATTCTAAATCACTTGAAACACACTACCTTGGTTCACCCAACGCAGCAGCACTTACTTCACCACCCCTCATCCTACCCGTACCAACATAACATTGGCTTTACCCGTCTCTATTTCCATACTGACTTATCCTTCAGAACTTCAAATATCCTAAAcctggatttttcagatttactaactatttataaaagaaacacTCTAAAAGCAAAAGCCCTTACCTTGAAGGGCTagtatttcaaaaaataagGCGATTTACTTGCATGTCAAAGCACACCAACTAAGATTAGCACCAAACATTCCTCACTCCTGTGCCCAACTGCTTGTTCTTACTACCTCTGCACACACATAAGAGATAATAACTGGGCATGAAATACTTTAGTTGTCCATCTCTTTGTAAGCAAAAAACGTATTATAGTTCCCAAGATAACCAGGTTCAAGTCTCCTCAGCGGAACATTAGGCTGCTTTAAAGGCCATAAAACAGGAGGGtaagtggttttgcttttgtaaattgAAGAACAGATTCAGAAAGTGTTCAAGAAAACACCTTCTTTGGGAAAAGATCGGGTCTGCTTAACTACATTCTTCCCTATCCAAGGGCATATAATAGCAGTACCAATCTGCAAACTACCTAACATTTCAGCTTGTAACAGTTAttcaaaaaccaccaaacaacaGCCCCACAAGAAGCAATAATAATTTCTacagctttttcaaaagcatttgccAGCTCCAGCCATACTGATATTGGGCAAAAGAAGTGATCTAGATCGGCAATCCAAGTGACCCAAGAGATCCAAGATTACAGACCACGACACTTAACAGTAATGATAACAAAAAGTGAGGACTGTAATTCTGTCAAAGCAACTACTGGACAGACATAAAAGGACTAACCCACTCTAAAGGCAAGTGGCTTTCCTTGATTTAACTTTTCTTGTTCCCTGTGGTAGGATAATACCTTCTGAAGAAGCACCTGGGCTACTTTCTTCTTCCTACTCTGAGTTGATTCTACAAGTGTAATAGCTTCTGCTAAACAGGCTCTGTGACCCTGGGTTAGTCCATTGTAAAGTCTGTCTACAAGTCTTTGTTCTCTATCAGGAAGTCCCTCGATTTGCTGGTCAGGGGCCACTTGCTGACACAGTTCTCTCCTCAAACCGCTGGAGGAACATATCCATGAACATATCCATTTTGTAGGACAATGGTGCACTGGCCCAAGAGATTCAATATGCAGTAAATCTGCTCTGGAAGTGAAGTGACAGTTCACGAAGTAAGTTCTTCTAGAGAAATAACAATGAGGGAATCTCAGCAGCAAACTGGGGATCTTCATCTTGTTTGGAATTAAAAGTACCAGAGGTATCAGTTCACTTCCGTTTGCACATCCcctaaacaggaaaaaaaaaattgtttttacttCCTTCAAAGCATCTGTAAGGACTCAAATGAAACCTAGGTACGCAGGCAATCATCAGCTTTATTTTATCCATACCTACCATTTTAAATACAACAGCTCCctcttcccattaaaaaaaaaacaacaaaccagaacTGAAAGAAGCTACAGAATCTTCAATAGCATAGCATCTCTCTATTATCATACTTAATAAACGAAAACATTGTAAGTAAGCAGGTAAATAAAAAAGTGCTTCAAAATAAGACAGCCTCTAAGAGCACACATAGTACCCTAAAAACCCAAGAACAAACCAACCTTTATGCTTACTGAAACTGCTGTATATTCCACTTTCAGGGCTGCAAggttttttcaaaacaattattCAGGATGAGCTTTTTATACCTTatttccagaaggaaaacacacacgcaccccccaccccccaaaaaaaaccctcaccccCCGACGAAGACACCAGAACATTCAGAAATGTGTCCAAGGAGCTGAAGGCTCCCAGCGGACCGCCACCGAGCAGCAGGCCCAGGCGCAGCCTCCACCTTCCCCAGGCCTGCTCCGACCCACCTCAGCGCCGCCAGCAGCCCGGGACGCCGGCCCACGGAGGCCGGGCAGGCCGCTCCCGAGGCCTCGGGGGAGAGGCTCACCCCGGCCGCCCCACCGCGCTCCCGGGACACCCCCACCTCACCCCGCGGGCCCCGGGCCCCACCGGCACCCaccggccgccgccgcggggaAGTGACGCCTTCCCGCCCAGCCGGAaccgcccggccgcggccccgccgcgcatgcgccgccgggccccgccgcggccgtGAGGCGGCAGCGCTACCCGGCCGCGGGGCTGGCGGGTGGCGAGGGTGGCGGAGCCCGACCGGCTGGGTCGGAGCCGCCGCGTCCTGCTGCTCTTCGCCAGGCGTCCCTCCCCTCCTCGGCCTGGGCCGCGGCTGCCTGCGAGCCCCCAGCGCCTTCCCCGCTGCGCCCTCCTCGCCGGCAGCGCCTCGCCTCTGGGCGGCACGGCGGCCTACCGGGCCGCTGGCTGACACCACGGGCACCCCGAGCCGGGGCCGCCACCCCGGAGCGCGCCTGGAGCCGGGCCTTCCGCAGCACATGGGGCGAAACCTCGCCCTAGCCTCCAAAAGCGATCCCAAACCCTAATCCAGCATCCTGGTGGTCTCACAAACCAGCTAATGGACCCGCTCAGTGCGAAAAATAACCCCCTTGAAGGAACGTTAAAGACTAACGCAATACAGCACAGGGACGCGGTGCAGCAGTGGCGCCCAAGCCTCTTAAGCCCTCGCTCTGGACCCACTTCTCATCATTTCACAATGTAATTAACCgtttccctgccctgcccctgtaAGGAAGGATGGTGCAGATCATCCTTTCTCTCCGACACAACAATTTACTATTCCatgctttcatttcagatatcagaagggagaagaaatccttaaacccacccaaaacatgtttatttaataattttcttttcagtcttctgcCAAATTAAACCTGATTTTTAAGATTTCCTCTCGTTGAATGCTGGTTTGTTCTGttagtttttgtatttttttttaatttttttttatttctctagtCATCTTACCCTCCCTTTTCTGCACCTCTTCTTATTAAAGtacatgcatttatttccaaTAAACAGAAATGCACACAATCTGCTGTCTGAGCCGTTACTAGTGCCTTACAGCAATACTAGCACTTTCTAGAACACCTTAGCCTTGTTCACAGCCCTATCAGATTGGCAGTGCAACTGATGGACTGtataaaataacaaaagttTTGTTCTTAACTGCTGAATGCACAATTTTATCTCATTCCTATTATTCCGGTCTGCAAGATTATCATAGACAGAGAACGGAACAAACCACTCTTCAGAGTTGAAAAAACACACAAGTTTGCGTCCCTATCAGCATGCGATGaaaccacagcagaaagaaagaattccCACTTCAAAATAGCCTTGTGTAGTGTTTCTGTTTAACCAGATCTTTATTCATCAGTCAGCACACACCACTATCATCTCTTCCTTAAACAGGGTTTCTAAGGCTCTCCGTTTCAAGTGCTGTGCTTAAACCTAGGTAGCACATCctcataattattttaataacagcggcaacaacaaaaaagccgTTCTGCTGTGGTTTCATCACAGATCATTGATCCTGCATCGTATTCCACTCGCGTGCTTTCATCTTGAATACTTTTGTCGTTGACCTTGTTGCAAGAACTAAATGAACAAGTACACAAAATTGCACGTTTTGTCAACGCTGAGGAGGAGAGTGAATTGTTCAGTGCTGCGTCTATGATAATCTTGCAGACCGGAATAATAGGAATGAGATTAAATTGTACATTCAGCAGTTTAAGAACAAAACTTCTGCTATTTTATACAGTTCATCAGTTGCACTGCAAATCTGGTATGACAATGAACAAGCATGTTTTAGAGCAGTCTTCCTACAAGAACTCTTTTCAAGACCTTGCACACTGGTGAGGTGTGGAAATCCAAATTGTTCAGGTCCCCCCCTATCTCCTCAACTCCATTATTCAACaagtttgcttttctccagtcaCAGACTATAGTCCCCAAATGTCAGCTATAACAGGATGACATCCTATTGCATCGTCAATTACATATACTTCTTCTTTCAATATTCTGGCACACAGATTGCACCGGTCTCCTAGAACTGTGCACTCTTCTATCATCTCTGATTTTTACTCTAACCTCATCCAGAACaggcaaaatatttccttagaAATTGGACCATATCTAGAGTCTCCTTAACCTATATTCTGTCATGTTATACAGTGCTTTTATGTTTCCCCTATGGTCTTTTAACGTATGTGaccaaacttttatttttttggtctttATTAAACACAGTCCAACGAAGTTTGGTCAGActtgctggttttgtctttctgaTCTCCAACATACAGAGTTCTCTTGGCTCATGTGTTCATTTACCTGGTCATTATTAATTCGCTTAACATCCTAGCTCAGGTATTCAGGAGGGTACTTCAGTAGCTTTCCACATCAGcctctttgtttctctctttttctttgttattttttaaatattttttttggggggaggggtggtggtggtttgttactgttgtgttttcttggggggggggggggggggggggtgtgtttgcTGTTTAGGGTTTTTATTCCAAATGTAAGtcatcttcctttttgtgttctCTCCGCTTCTTCTCCCCAGGGGtgtcagaagaataaaaatgtgcatCCCATAGTTATTCCATCACAGTCTGCAAATTTGTCCAAGATTTAAGGAAAATGATCTGGTTTAACCTCCTTGCTGAAAATCTACCCCAGGTGTTAAAGAAAACGGTACTGCTTGTTAGTCATGAAATGGCAGTCTTCCTTCTAAGCTGACACTAAAACATCCTGTAAAGCGTTATTAAGTGTTGTGCCATGGAGTAAGGGTGGAGGGAGGCACAAATCTTCAGACAAAATGTACAACTCAATCCTAATCgttataaaaataatagaaaaagcCTTCTGTAACTTCTCACAGCAGAAACAGTATGAGCATTAGCATCTTTGCCAAATTCCACCATTCAAATTTACATGCTAACTGGCTTCCCTGTGCAATTTTAGTTGgatttgtttgttctttcttcctctggcaGCACTATGATTTCCCTGTTCTGTTCACTTCCTCTTTAAGAAGTCCCAAAGTAATCTTTCTGCACATTATTATTACAATGGTACTTAACATGTTCATAAGACATAGCTATAAAGCAATGCCCTGCAAAGGCAAATACAAAACTAACAATCTCTATGATCTAAATGAAATCACAACAGGACAAATAATTGATGAAATTAAataagcagcagcatcttgaaATTCACCAGCTTTTCCCTGAACATACAAAGGTGTACTTCTGCTAGAAACTCTATATTGGTCCCTCCCTCTGCACAGTAGGAGGTCTGACATATCTACAGTCAATACTAGTCACGGTTACAGAATTATGAAATTCACATCACTTACAAGGAAAAATTAGGATTTCTTAGagatgacattttatttcatcagTTCTTTCTCCCCCTGTGAAGATGGGAAGGCAGTTAAAAAGGCTTTGCCATGCTCCCAAATGCCCTTCTGCACTATGCCTTATTGCAAAATGAACTTCTCATTCAGGAACACAAATTCAGTGGCAATTCTTAACACTGACCACTCACACTGTACTTGCAGCATAAGACCTAGTTGTCTTcactctctctcttcccccaaCATTTCTTCATTCTGCATGGAACAGTCCACCCTGCT contains these protein-coding regions:
- the MMAA gene encoding methylmalonic aciduria type A protein, mitochondrial gives rise to the protein MKIPSLLLRFPHCYFSRRTYFVNCHFTSRADLLHIESLGPVHHCPTKWICSWICSSSGLRRELCQQVAPDQQIEGLPDREQRLVDRLYNGLTQGHRACLAEAITLVESTQSRKKKVAQVLLQKVLSYHREQEKLNQGKPLAFRVGLSGPPGAGKSTFIECFGKMLTERKYKVSVLAVDPSSSTSGGSLLGDKTRMTELSRDMNAYIRPSPTRGTLGGVTRTTNEAILLCEGGGYNVVLVETVGVGQSEFAVADMVDMFILLLPPAGGDELQGIKRGIIEMADLVAINKADGDLVVPARRIQAEYVSALKLLRRRSKVWRPKVMRISAKTGEGISDMWDKMTEFHDLMLRSGELIAKRRRQQKVWMWNLIQENMLEHFRSHLAVKDKIPLLEEKVLSGVLSPGLAADLLLKAFKDGL